A genomic stretch from Limanda limanda chromosome 11, fLimLim1.1, whole genome shotgun sequence includes:
- the fam210ab gene encoding uncharacterized protein C18orf19 homolog B: MQRILTPGTLLRMAAVRPLLVDITLPKPAVALCCCAVRLIPMPSAGQHWLSTSASSREAHQPKHQPPQEEPKSQKVQRGEASPDAAEVDPLQDKSIGLFQRFKRTFKQYGKVMIPVHLVTSSVWFGTFYYAAMKGVNVVPFLEIMGLPETLVGLLKNSSSGYALTAYAMYKISTPARYTVTLGGTSLSIQYLRKHGYLSTPPPVKEYIQDKMEETKEKFTEKMEETKERLSEKMEVTKERISEKMEETKDKLSEKLQETKDRVSEGKSFFRKKND; the protein is encoded by the exons ATGCAGCGTATTCTGACTCCTGGGACACTGTTGCGTATGGCAGCAGTGCGCCCACTGCTGGTTGACATCACCCTACCTAAGCCAGCAGTAGCATTGTGCTGCTGTGCTGTCCGTCTGATACCAATGCCATCTGCAGGCCAACACTGGCTCTCAACCTCAGCCTCCAGCAGGGAGGCACATCAGCCGAAACACCAGCCACCACAGGAGGAGCCTAAGTCCCAAAAGGTTCAGAGAGGGGAGGCTAGTCCTGATGCTGCAGAGGTGGATCCCCTGCAGGACAAGTCCATCGGCCTGTTCCAGAGGTTTAAGAGGACCTTCAAACAATATGGGAAGGTGATGATCCCTGTACATCTAGTGACGTCCTCGGTCTGGTTTGGAACCTTCTATTACGCTGCTATGAA AGGTGTGAATGTTGTGCCATTCTTGGAGATAATGGGTCTACCGGAGACATTAGTGGGCCTTTTGAAAAACTCTTCGAGTGGCTACGCTCTGACTGCATATGCCATGTACAAG ATTTCCACTCCTGCTAGATATACAGTAACTCTGGGTGGCACATCACTATCAATTCAGTATCTCCGCAAACACGGCTACTTGTCCACGCCACCACCTGTAAAAGAATACATCCAGGACAAAATGGAGGAGACAAAAGAGAAATTTACAGAAAAGATGGAGGAGACGAAGGAGAGACTGTCAGAGAAAATGGAGGTTACAAAGGAACGGATCTCTGAGAAAATGGAAGAGACTAAGGACAAGCTTTCTGAGAAGCTGCAAGAAACCAAAGACAGAGTCTCTGAGGgaaaatcattttttagaaagaaaaatgatTAG